A window of Macrobrachium rosenbergii isolate ZJJX-2024 chromosome 15, ASM4041242v1, whole genome shotgun sequence contains these coding sequences:
- the LOC136846419 gene encoding interaptin-like, translating to MFLSLLTFVLEQCFGSGVKFPRENLFYISLVVLFTEVFILRGICMCLVQFFIDFMALDNSECPEEAAIVKGDDLEDFISDCENDHSDCEEDNSDCEEDDDSEIEDDDDSEDAITKNENVLRFEKEMAEKTLIIEELKKKVEGLTEYGMQMERSMRHLERLNQEKEEQICSMPAQMETLKKEISEKMKETEKLIKENEDKDSKLIILESTVAVLEMEKETLHHDLNEMENDRHATQVQLNRLNEDLERLRDENRTKRNRFESLQKENDDKTSRIKDLEDQLEVLTIDKQRAEENLQQLQQCKMETEERKNELEDLKKQNLLRDREILRLENESSLKQKEVIGLLKESKRVAAEKANGKLNEMTKRIVQLEFELAETKEELETMEFEKLEAIVETERLQEENLAKDAKIRSLETEVKVLKEKKVNETVKERDLISKEKEMFNGKKNMVKMVPTEQSVPQRKDGKNKALDKTRCLRKPQIDCKDLYRRLDNIEEGLNQFRKLEQHPAGTKKRSNAMAKTPPVKKPLSTEQVHQKMRLESAARLRKLEHESEMVKNLYKINSVT from the coding sequence ATGTTTCTAAGTTTGCTTACCTTCGTGCTCGAACAGTGCTTTGGCTCCGGGGTCAAATTCCCCCGCGAGAATCtcttttatattagtcttgttgtGCTATTCACTGAAGTATTTATACTTCGTGGAATTTGCATGTGTTTGGTTCAATTCTTCATTGATTTTATGGCTCTGGACAACTCTGAGTGTCCGGAGGAAGCTGCAATTGTAAAAGGCGACGATTTGGAAGACTTTATCTCAGACTGCGAAAACGATCATTCAGACTGTGAAGAAGATAATTCAGACTGCGAAGAAGACGATGATTCAGAAATTGAAGACGACGATGATTCAGAGGACGcaattacgaaaaatgaaaacGTCCTAAGGTTTGAGAAAGAGATGGCAGAGAAGACTCTGATAATAGAGGAATTAAAGAAGAAGGTAGAAGGCCTGACCGAATATGGAATGCAGATGGAACGAAGCATGAGACACCTGGAACGACTCAACCaggaaaaggaagaacaaattTGCTCAATGCCTGCCCAGATGGAAAcgcttaaaaaagaaatatcggAAAAGATGAAAGAGACGGAAAAGCTAATCAAGGAGAACGAAGATAAAGACTCCAAGCTCATTATTTTGGAAAGCACGGTTGCAGTCCTCGAAATGGAGAAGGAGACGCTGCATCACGATCTGAacgaaatggaaaatgacaggcaTGCGACACAAGTCCAACTAAACAGGCTGAACGAGGACTTGGAGAGACTTCGAGATGAAAACAGAACGAAACGGAATCGCTTTGAAAGTCTGCAGAAGGAGAACGACGATAAAACctcaagaattaaagatttagAAGACCAGTTAGAAGTGCTCACTATCGACAAACAGAGGGCTGAAGAAAATCTGCAACAGCTCCAGCAATGTAAAATggaaacagaagagagaaagaacgaacTTGAAGACCTGAAAAAACAGAACCTGTTGAGGGACAGAGAGATCCTCCGACTGGAGAATGAAAGCTCTCTCAAGCAAAAGGAGGTCATCGGTCTGTTGAAAGAAAGTAAACGTGTTGCAGCAGAAAAGGCGAAtggaaagctaaatgaaatgacGAAAAGGATAGTCCAACTAGAATTCGAACTGGCTGAGACGAAGGAGGAGTTGGAGACGATGGAGTTCGAGAAGTTGGAGGCAATCGTGGAAACTGAAAGATTGCAAGAAGAGAACTTGGCCAAGGATGCGAAGATCAGATCCTTGGAAACGGAAGTCAAggttcttaaagaaaaaaaggtcAATGAAACAGTCAAGGAACGCGATCTGATaagtaaggaaaaggaaatgttcAACGGAAAAAAGAATATGGTTAAAATGGTGCCGACAGAACAGTCTGTACCACAAaggaaagatggaaagaataAGGCTCTGGACAAAACCCGATGTCTGAGGAAACCTCAGATCGACTGTAAAGACCTCTACCGACGACTGGACAACATCGAGGAAGGACTCAATCAGTTCAGGAAATTGGAACAGCATCCAGCTGGCACCAAGAAACGCTCAAACGCCATGGCTAAAACTCCACCAGTTAAGAAGCCCCTCAGTACAGAACAAGTGCATCAGAAAATGAGGCTGGAATCTGCAGCCAGGCTCCGAAAACTGGAGCATGAatctgaaatggtaaaaaatctcTACAAGATAAACTCTGTCACTTGA